TGACCAGTCCCGACATTCGCTTATGAGCAAGAAGATCGCGGTGATTGGAGGCGGTCCGGCAGGACTGCGCGCCGCGGAGGTAGCCGCAATTGCGGGAGCCAGCGTAACCGTCTTCGAGGCGAAGCCTTCGGTCGGCCGCAAATTGCTGGTCGCGGGACGCGGCGGACTCAATCTCACTCACGGGGAAGATTTTTCCTCCTTCATCACCCGCTACTCCGGCCCGGACCAACCACCGGAGTTCTGGGAAAAGGTTCTATCAGCCTTCACTCCCTCCGACCTGCGCGATTGGGCAGCAGGATTGGGGATCGAAACTTTCCAGCAACGCACCGGACGAATCTACCCGCGCGAGATGAAAGCCGCCCCCCTGCTCCGCCGCTGGGTAGAGTGCTTGCGTGGCCTCGGGGTGAGCTTCGAGATGAACCACCGCTGGTGCGGCCTTGTTCCGGGAAACCCTCATCAGGTGGAATTCCGCATCCACGATGAATCTCGTACTTTCACAGCCGATGTCGTGATCCTGGCGATGGGTGGCGCATCATGGCCCATCACCGGCTCCGATGGGGGCTGGGTATCAACCTTGCAGGGCCTCGGTATCAAAGTGAATCCCCTGGCCCCGGCAAACTGCGGATGGGAAACCAAATGGTCTCCTCAACTTCTTGCCGCCGTTGAAGGGCAGCCTTTGAAAAATCTCGTTGTCCGTGCGGGCGCAACCGAAGCAAAGGGCGAACTGATGATCACCGCCTATGGCCTCGAAGGTGGAGCAATCTATCAGTTAGGCGCGGTCCTGCGCGACATGCCGCAGCCCGTCCTGCATCTCGATCTGAAGCCTACCTTCACTGAGGCCCAGCTAGCGCAAAAACTGGAATCCTCGCGTGGCAATCTGGTGGAGACTTGCAAGCGGCTGTGGAAACTCTCCGATGCAGCCCATGCAATATTCCGGGAAAATCTGTCAGCAGATGAAAATCCTGACTCACTTGCACGACACGCCAAGAATTGCCCCGTCCACTTGACCGGACCGCGTCCCATCGAAGAAGCGATTTCATCTGCGGGCGGTGTTTGTTGGAGCGAGTTAGATGAGAAGCTGATGCTGCGGAGATTGCCGGGAGTTTACGTAGCCGGAGAGATGATCGATTGGGAAGCACCGACGGGCGGCTACCTCATGCAAGGCTGCTTTGCTACGGGCACAATGGTAGGACGTTGTTTCACTGCTGTTTAAAGCTGTTAGAGACAAGTTGTATCCGGAAACAAATCCGCCTCAATTTTAAGGGAGCGCTAAACCATCGGCACGAATCGCGCGTAGGAGAGCCGATGTCCTAAGAGTTCAATCGCCGTTCCCGGCTCAGATCTTTGCTCCGGCTGCGCACCTCCGTCGTGCTCTTCCGGAAGAGGCATCGCCGCCATAAGGGAAGGGTCATTGCTCGAGGGTCTGTTTTAGTACGTTCCCCCAGACGTTCTCTCGAAAAGAACAACGCCCCGATGACCAAACTATTGCCCGACCCCGATCAGCTCGCCGCACCTCGCGTGCGAATCTTGCCCGCGATTTTGACTCTCCTTGCCACGGGAAGCGCCGTGACCCAAGCGGTTGAAGTCACCTTCCAACATTATCGCTTCACTCCAACCGTCACGCAGTCCGACGCCGGTGTCACTCCTGCAGCGACCCAGACCCAAATGTCGGAGTTCATCTTCTACCGTCGCGGTGAGGTGATCGATCAATCCCTCATCACGGTCACCGGCGGTGGTAGTGAACCTGACAGTGGCGAAGGGTCTGCCAAACTCAACGATGGCAACCTTCAGACAAAGTGGTTCAGCGGGGCATTCAATCCTGTTACCTTCAGCTTCGCGGCACCGACCACGGTTGATTCTTACAATTTCGCGTCGGCGAACGATTCCCTCGACCGCACTCCACGCCGCTGGCTTCTTGAAGGAAGTAATGACAACGCCAACTGGGTGCTGATCGACAACCGCAATGGTGGCGACAACGCTCGCCCCGCCACCCT
This portion of the Luteolibacter luteus genome encodes:
- a CDS encoding NAD(P)/FAD-dependent oxidoreductase, with product MSKKIAVIGGGPAGLRAAEVAAIAGASVTVFEAKPSVGRKLLVAGRGGLNLTHGEDFSSFITRYSGPDQPPEFWEKVLSAFTPSDLRDWAAGLGIETFQQRTGRIYPREMKAAPLLRRWVECLRGLGVSFEMNHRWCGLVPGNPHQVEFRIHDESRTFTADVVILAMGGASWPITGSDGGWVSTLQGLGIKVNPLAPANCGWETKWSPQLLAAVEGQPLKNLVVRAGATEAKGELMITAYGLEGGAIYQLGAVLRDMPQPVLHLDLKPTFTEAQLAQKLESSRGNLVETCKRLWKLSDAAHAIFRENLSADENPDSLARHAKNCPVHLTGPRPIEEAISSAGGVCWSELDEKLMLRRLPGVYVAGEMIDWEAPTGGYLMQGCFATGTMVGRCFTAV